A window from Polynucleobacter sp. MWH-UH25E encodes these proteins:
- a CDS encoding ABC transporter substrate-binding protein, translated as MNTPNTAMLSSFAPTGTLRVGINLGNPILAGEDPATHQLQGVTIDIAREIGKRTGLPVELIPFKTAGNTVDAIKTGNIDLVFVAIDPIRGADISYTPPYIQIEGAYMVKANSPLKANEQVDAAGNEIVVGKGSAYDLYLTREIKNASLLRATSSQAVVDDFMSGKGNVAAGVKQQLESDAKRYSGLRMLPGRFMVINQAIGIPKARPQYESTTAYLSEIITQLKQSGFVAQAMQRHHIEGAKVAE; from the coding sequence GCTTTCTTCATTTGCACCCACAGGCACTTTGCGAGTTGGCATCAATCTTGGTAACCCAATTCTAGCGGGCGAAGATCCAGCAACCCACCAATTACAAGGCGTGACCATTGATATTGCCCGTGAAATTGGCAAGCGGACTGGTCTACCTGTTGAATTGATTCCATTTAAGACCGCCGGTAATACAGTCGATGCCATTAAGACTGGCAATATCGACTTAGTCTTTGTTGCCATCGATCCCATTAGAGGTGCTGATATCAGCTATACCCCGCCCTATATACAGATTGAAGGTGCTTATATGGTGAAGGCAAATTCCCCTCTGAAAGCTAACGAACAAGTCGATGCTGCTGGCAATGAAATCGTAGTCGGCAAAGGAAGTGCTTATGACCTTTATCTGACCCGTGAAATTAAGAACGCTAGCCTCTTAAGGGCAACAAGCTCCCAGGCGGTAGTGGATGACTTTATGTCTGGCAAGGGCAACGTTGCTGCGGGCGTAAAACAGCAGCTAGAGAGTGATGCAAAGCGATATAGCGGATTGCGCATGCTTCCTGGTCGCTTTATGGTGATTAATCAAGCGATTGGCATTCCAAAAGCAAGGCCTCAATACGAAAGTACGACTGCTTACTTAAGTGAAATCATTACCCAACTAAAGCAATCAGGGTTTGTAGCGCAGGCTATGCAACGCCATCACATTGAAGGTGCTAAGGTAGCCGAGTGA